One window of the Candidatus Goldiibacteriota bacterium genome contains the following:
- a CDS encoding TPM domain-containing protein, with amino-acid sequence MKLRLAAAAAVFLLFAPVIFSTDSVPYRKSRYLNDYASVINDKNAGEIMLLLKRFEKKTGIEASVLTIGNASDYAAGSEGVDFLAARALSEWKLQESGILLLVAVNDRRLKVELGRNLAESGEQKFQEIINNVILPYFKAGDYSAGIYNGAKAMTEAFSRQGGVKGPQLLVFSLIGGALFLFLLAGVSFIAGKNKERKQPAGVPENNGKKTYGGGAVGRW; translated from the coding sequence ATGAAATTACGCCTGGCGGCAGCCGCCGCTGTTTTTCTGTTATTTGCACCGGTGATATTTTCGACCGACTCTGTCCCTTACAGAAAAAGCAGGTATCTTAATGATTACGCTTCGGTTATAAACGATAAGAATGCCGGCGAAATTATGCTGTTGTTAAAAAGGTTTGAAAAAAAGACCGGTATTGAAGCGTCTGTACTTACTATAGGGAATGCTTCTGATTACGCCGCTGGAAGCGAAGGGGTTGACTTTCTTGCCGCAAGGGCGTTAAGCGAATGGAAACTGCAGGAAAGCGGGATTCTTCTTCTGGTGGCTGTTAATGACAGGCGCCTAAAAGTGGAACTTGGGCGCAATCTGGCCGAAAGCGGGGAACAGAAGTTTCAGGAAATAATTAACAATGTAATACTGCCTTATTTTAAAGCGGGTGATTACAGCGCGGGTATTTATAACGGAGCAAAAGCAATGACCGAAGCTTTTTCAAGGCAAGGCGGGGTTAAAGGGCCGCAGCTTCTGGTCTTTTCACTTATCGGCGGGGCTTTGTTTCTGTTTTTGCTTGCCGGAGTAAGTTTTATAGCCGGTAAAAATAAAGAAAGAAAACAGCCTGCAGGCGTGCCGGAAAATAACGGCAAAAAGACGTATGGCGGCGGCGCGGTAGGCCGGTGGTGA
- a CDS encoding response regulator, translating into MKTVDILLVEDNRADIKLIEECFKELAIKCNISVATDGEQAVNILKKTGGHADGLRPDVVLLDLKIPKKDGFEVLKEIKNDENLAGIPVIILSSSSLKNDIDKAYALKANFYITKEMDIENYIQIAKYIEDYWLSKSDKRAI; encoded by the coding sequence ATGAAAACTGTTGATATTTTACTTGTTGAAGATAACAGGGCAGATATTAAACTTATTGAAGAATGCTTCAAGGAATTAGCCATAAAGTGCAATATAAGCGTTGCCACTGACGGCGAACAGGCTGTTAATATATTAAAAAAAACCGGCGGACACGCTGATGGTTTAAGGCCGGATGTTGTGCTTTTAGACCTTAAAATACCAAAAAAAGACGGTTTTGAAGTCTTAAAAGAGATTAAAAATGATGAAAATCTTGCCGGTATTCCTGTTATCATACTTTCATCTTCCAGCCTTAAAAATGACATTGATAAAGCGTATGCGTTAAAAGCCAATTTTTACATTACCAAAGAAATGGATATAGAAAATTATATACAGATAGCAAAATATATAGAAGATTACTGGCTGTCAAAGTCCGATAAAAGGGCCATATAG
- a CDS encoding TPM domain-containing protein, translating into MKITPENILSEQEKQVLQSSINAAERGTTGRIRVHIEKKAGRAPFERARAVFENYGLNGYADRNCVLLYVSTEDRQFVVFADDGINEKVPEGFWKHVSDSVTGKMKDGQFSIGLTAAVSLTGNMLMEFFPAVSENGVRL; encoded by the coding sequence ATGAAAATCACGCCGGAGAACATACTTTCAGAGCAGGAAAAGCAAGTGCTGCAGTCTTCTATTAATGCCGCGGAAAGAGGCACCACCGGCAGGATACGCGTGCATATTGAGAAAAAAGCCGGCAGGGCGCCTTTTGAAAGGGCAAGGGCCGTATTTGAAAATTACGGGCTTAACGGGTATGCTGACAGAAACTGTGTGCTTTTATACGTGTCAACCGAAGACAGGCAGTTTGTGGTATTCGCGGATGACGGGATTAATGAAAAGGTTCCGGAAGGTTTCTGGAAACACGTCAGTGATTCCGTGACCGGAAAGATGAAAGACGGGCAGTTTTCAATAGGCCTTACCGCGGCTGTCAGCCTTACCGGCAACATGTTAATGGAATTTTTTCCCGCTGTTTCTGAAAATGGTGTCCGGCTATGA
- a CDS encoding sensor domain-containing diguanylate cyclase has product MEYQKDFFKKILDNLYDSVYFCDAERKISYWNKAAEKLTGYTAQEIVGTHCWDRKLVHTNIKGESLCGGDTCPAVKAMKERRLVEEEIYLKHKDGHRIPVLTRISPIFDDNGAVAGAVEIFSDNSTKMSAFMQIEKLEKLAFIDELTGIGNRRYSEIKIGAKLAETERYSWARDFGMLFMDIDKFKDVNDIYGHEAGDSVLKMVAKTLAANLRTEDFVGRWGGEEFVAVISDADNKTLYAIAEKIRSLVSQSSLNITDKAVAVTVSIGATVAKRGEAMDVIVKRADRLMYESKSSGRNYVTIG; this is encoded by the coding sequence GTGGAGTATCAAAAGGATTTCTTTAAGAAGATACTGGACAACCTGTATGATTCTGTTTATTTCTGCGATGCCGAAAGAAAAATATCTTACTGGAATAAAGCCGCGGAAAAACTTACGGGTTATACGGCGCAGGAAATTGTAGGGACTCACTGCTGGGACCGAAAACTTGTGCATACCAATATCAAAGGAGAATCGCTTTGCGGCGGGGACACTTGTCCCGCGGTGAAGGCCATGAAAGAAAGGCGGCTTGTGGAAGAAGAGATTTATTTAAAGCATAAAGACGGACACAGGATACCCGTATTAACCCGCATATCCCCGATTTTTGATGATAACGGCGCGGTGGCAGGGGCTGTGGAAATCTTCAGCGATAATTCAACGAAAATGAGCGCGTTCATGCAGATTGAAAAACTTGAAAAACTTGCTTTTATTGACGAACTTACGGGTATAGGCAACAGAAGGTATTCGGAAATTAAGATAGGCGCCAAACTTGCGGAAACTGAAAGGTATTCATGGGCAAGGGATTTTGGGATGCTGTTTATGGATATAGATAAATTTAAGGATGTAAACGACATATACGGGCACGAAGCCGGCGACAGTGTTTTAAAAATGGTGGCAAAAACACTTGCGGCCAATTTAAGGACGGAAGATTTTGTAGGCAGGTGGGGCGGCGAAGAGTTTGTGGCGGTTATTTCGGACGCGGACAATAAAACGCTGTATGCCATTGCTGAAAAAATAAGGTCGCTTGTGTCGCAGTCGTCCTTAAACATAACCGATAAGGCGGTGGCTGTAACCGTGTCCATAGGCGCTACAGTGGCAAAAAGGGGAGAGGCAATGGATGTTATTGTGAAAAGAGCGGACAGGTTAATGTATGAAAGTAAAAGTTCGGGAAGAAACTACGTTACAATAGGGTGA
- a CDS encoding HD domain-containing protein: protein MFEKISAGAEQVLKKSRGSHDWEHTQRVLRLAVHLAKKEKADIKTVKYAAVLHDIARHEEDKSGGKKDHALLGAVKASRILLKHGFEPGFVENIKHCIECHRFRAERKPRTKEAKVLFDADKLDSIGAVGIGRAFLFAGEVGAKLHNPGADILNTKPYTQDDTAYREYMVKLRHVRGRMYTKEGRKLAEERHAFMTLFFKRLGMETEGKI from the coding sequence ATGTTTGAAAAAATAAGCGCGGGCGCGGAACAGGTCCTGAAAAAATCACGCGGGTCACACGACTGGGAACACACACAAAGGGTGCTGCGGCTTGCTGTTCATCTGGCAAAAAAAGAAAAAGCAGATATAAAAACCGTTAAATACGCCGCGGTACTTCATGATATAGCCCGCCATGAAGAGGATAAAAGCGGAGGAAAAAAAGACCACGCGCTGCTTGGCGCAGTAAAAGCTTCGCGGATATTATTAAAGCACGGGTTTGAACCCGGTTTTGTTGAAAATATAAAGCACTGTATAGAATGTCACAGGTTTCGGGCGGAAAGGAAGCCGCGGACCAAAGAGGCAAAGGTGCTTTTTGACGCTGATAAGCTGGATTCTATAGGCGCGGTAGGTATAGGCCGCGCGTTTTTGTTTGCCGGTGAAGTTGGGGCAAAACTGCACAATCCCGGGGCTGATATATTAAATACAAAACCATACACACAGGATGATACCGCATACAGGGAATACATGGTAAAATTAAGGCATGTCCGGGGCAGGATGTATACCAAAGAAGGCAGAAAACTTGCAGAAGAACGCCATGCTTTTATGACGCTGTTTTTTAAAAGGCTTGGCATGGAAACGGAAGGGAAAATTTAA
- a CDS encoding response regulator, with protein MNKKHIKVLLIEDNQGDVRLIWEILSEVRNSPFYLEVASTLLSGLQALDKVKPDIVLLDLTLPDSNGIYTLNRVKDKVKEVPVVVLTGMDDEVLAIKSLKEGAQDYLVKGRTDSELLKRAILHAIERNKLISEMEENDRKLKESYEKLQAQDRRRESEIRNLAEGIIPVEKALKEALEKHSRGGEERDGIEQTLNEAVILLEKIKKINV; from the coding sequence GTGAATAAAAAACATATAAAAGTACTGCTTATAGAGGACAATCAGGGCGATGTAAGGCTTATCTGGGAAATACTATCAGAGGTAAGGAATTCGCCTTTCTACCTTGAAGTTGCTTCCACCCTTTTAAGCGGGCTTCAGGCGCTGGATAAAGTAAAACCCGACATAGTGCTTCTTGACCTTACCCTTCCGGACAGCAATGGAATATACACGCTGAACAGGGTAAAAGATAAAGTAAAAGAAGTGCCTGTGGTTGTCCTTACCGGAATGGATGATGAAGTGCTGGCAATTAAGTCTCTTAAAGAAGGCGCCCAGGATTACCTTGTTAAAGGCAGGACAGACAGCGAACTTTTGAAACGCGCCATACTTCACGCCATAGAAAGAAACAAACTTATAAGTGAAATGGAAGAAAATGACCGTAAACTTAAAGAAAGCTATGAAAAGCTGCAGGCACAAGACCGCCGCAGGGAGTCTGAAATACGGAATCTTGCAGAGGGTATAATACCGGTGGAAAAAGCGCTGAAAGAAGCGCTGGAAAAGCACAGCAGAGGCGGAGAAGAACGCGACGGAATTGAACAGACACTTAATGAAGCGGTTATATTGCTGGAAAAAATAAAAAAAATAAATGTTTAG
- a CDS encoding PAS domain S-box protein, translating to MNIWTAVHFSAFLIYSVLVVYVILKNPNAVINWMLAAVFLCMWFWSGTNTILYNSYISPLTADFVLRVQSLSWAVFPAFYALFLFHLMKKTALLKNPFLYIALFSVTAFFQLGNFSGRMLVCCDSTYFGLTGIWKNSFYVYLFIAYSAVIFTVLMLYLISFIRNHKKGNYRKSAEIILGSTVMFFVVTVIVSFVLKALRIHIPLQVNITLLVFVAGIVYAAEKYSFFEINAETAADKIVESIDEGLILTDMDGVVVEANKHAVEMMKRFGNPHGKNIFELMGENALVKRVASGEKIKEEEAARETPEGIKFYTISAGPVEKRGEKFGYICVIKDITARKKAEEELKSTIAELKRSNADLEQFANVAAHDLKEPARMVASHVQLLKKKTYEKLDGAQKEHMNFAVEGAFRMNSLINDLLDYAAIQAGSVKISMLNLDLIAAGAVTALKQKADEAGAKITVSESLLKVRGDEKQAIRLFVNVIDNAVKFRLPGVNPEIQISAREDAGYVRVKIKDNGIGINEEYLDKIFNLFQRLNPREQYEGNGVGLAVCRRIMERHGGRIWAESAGEGRGSTFVIEFKK from the coding sequence TTGAATATATGGACGGCGGTGCATTTTTCGGCTTTTTTGATTTATTCTGTGCTTGTTGTCTATGTGATTCTTAAAAACCCAAACGCTGTCATAAACTGGATGCTGGCCGCTGTTTTTCTGTGTATGTGGTTTTGGAGCGGCACAAATACAATCCTTTATAATTCCTATATATCCCCGCTGACGGCTGATTTTGTGCTTAGGGTTCAGTCTTTGTCATGGGCTGTTTTTCCGGCTTTTTACGCGCTTTTTCTGTTTCATCTGATGAAGAAAACCGCGCTTCTGAAAAATCCGTTTCTGTATATCGCCCTTTTTTCTGTTACGGCATTTTTTCAGCTGGGTAATTTCTCCGGGCGGATGCTTGTCTGCTGTGACAGCACTTATTTTGGGCTGACGGGAATATGGAAAAATTCTTTTTATGTTTATTTGTTTATTGCGTACAGCGCGGTTATTTTTACAGTGCTTATGTTATATCTTATAAGTTTCATAAGAAACCATAAGAAGGGTAATTACAGAAAATCTGCTGAAATAATACTTGGAAGCACTGTTATGTTTTTTGTGGTGACGGTTATAGTAAGTTTTGTTTTAAAAGCGCTGCGCATTCACATACCGCTTCAGGTGAATATTACCCTTCTTGTATTTGTAGCGGGAATTGTTTACGCTGCGGAAAAATACAGTTTCTTTGAAATAAACGCGGAAACCGCCGCGGACAAGATTGTGGAATCAATTGATGAAGGTTTAATACTGACGGATATGGACGGGGTTGTAGTGGAAGCAAATAAACACGCGGTTGAAATGATGAAGCGGTTTGGTAATCCGCATGGGAAGAATATATTTGAACTTATGGGGGAGAATGCGCTGGTTAAAAGGGTGGCATCCGGAGAAAAAATTAAGGAAGAAGAGGCGGCAAGGGAAACACCGGAAGGGATAAAGTTTTATACAATATCCGCGGGCCCGGTTGAAAAAAGAGGCGAAAAGTTTGGTTATATCTGCGTCATAAAAGACATTACGGCAAGAAAAAAAGCCGAGGAAGAACTTAAATCAACCATAGCGGAATTAAAAAGGTCTAATGCGGACCTGGAACAATTCGCAAACGTGGCGGCACATGACCTTAAAGAGCCTGCCAGAATGGTGGCAAGCCATGTGCAGCTGCTTAAAAAGAAAACTTATGAAAAGCTGGATGGCGCTCAAAAGGAGCATATGAATTTTGCCGTGGAAGGCGCGTTTCGTATGAACAGCCTGATAAATGACCTTTTGGATTATGCCGCCATACAGGCCGGTTCCGTTAAAATTTCAATGCTGAATCTTGATTTGATTGCAGCCGGCGCTGTCACCGCTCTTAAACAGAAGGCGGATGAAGCAGGCGCTAAAATAACTGTATCAGAAAGCCTTTTAAAAGTGCGGGGTGATGAAAAACAGGCAATAAGGCTGTTTGTTAATGTAATAGATAATGCGGTAAAATTCCGGCTTCCGGGGGTAAATCCGGAGATTCAAATTTCGGCCCGGGAGGACGCGGGTTATGTACGCGTTAAAATAAAGGATAACGGGATTGGTATTAATGAAGAGTATCTGGATAAAATTTTTAATTTATTTCAAAGGCTTAATCCGCGTGAACAATATGAAGGCAACGGCGTCGGCCTTGCCGTATGCAGGCGGATAATGGAAAGGCACGGCGGCAGAATTTGGGCGGAATCCGCAGGAGAAGGCAGAGGCAGTACGTTTGTGATTGAATTTAAGAAATAG
- a CDS encoding hemerythrin family protein, producing the protein MAVEWKPEMSVGIGEVDVQHRKIIGKLKELSDALEKKEEPETAAGILKFLAVYIEEHFRTEEMFMLKYIYPDFKEHQDRHLGFLKRITRLYEELNAGGIKGDDIYNESIAVYNWFVLHIENTDKKMGAFLRGKIR; encoded by the coding sequence ATGGCTGTTGAATGGAAACCGGAAATGTCTGTGGGTATAGGCGAAGTGGATGTGCAGCACAGGAAGATTATCGGCAAATTAAAGGAACTGTCTGACGCGCTTGAAAAAAAAGAAGAACCTGAAACCGCGGCGGGCATACTTAAATTTCTTGCGGTTTATATTGAGGAACATTTCAGGACGGAAGAAATGTTCATGCTTAAGTATATATATCCGGATTTTAAGGAACACCAGGACAGGCATCTGGGTTTCTTAAAACGCATCACGCGGCTTTATGAGGAACTGAACGCGGGCGGCATAAAAGGCGATGATATCTATAATGAAAGTATCGCGGTGTATAACTGGTTTGTTCTTCATATAGAAAATACAGATAAAAAGATGGGCGCTTTTTTACGCGGCAAAATAAGATAA
- a CDS encoding response regulator: MNTISGNKNPRILLVEDNPAELRLIREIFKGFDPDCSIVSARDGVEATDILLRDDDTGFDIIILDLNLPRKNGLEVLSEIKQSKKASGIPVVVLSTSDSEMDILKSYELSANCYITKPAGLDNLIDAVKGIDNFWLAFGKRADTKAQ; encoded by the coding sequence ATGAACACAATTAGCGGCAATAAAAACCCAAGGATTCTTCTTGTGGAGGATAATCCGGCGGAATTACGCCTGATAAGGGAAATTTTTAAAGGTTTTGACCCTGACTGCAGTATTGTAAGCGCAAGGGACGGGGTGGAAGCCACGGACATATTGTTAAGGGATGATGATACCGGTTTTGACATCATAATTCTTGACCTTAATCTGCCCAGAAAAAACGGGCTGGAAGTATTAAGCGAAATTAAGCAGAGCAAAAAAGCAAGCGGGATTCCGGTGGTGGTTTTGTCCACTTCGGATTCAGAAATGGACATTCTGAAGTCTTATGAATTATCGGCAAACTGCTATATCACAAAACCGGCAGGGCTGGATAACCTTATAGACGCGGTAAAGGGAATAGACAATTTCTGGCTTGCATTTGGAAAGCGCGCTGACACCAAGGCGCAATGA
- a CDS encoding GHKL domain-containing protein — MIYIIAKNPAAVINWLLGMVFICLWFWSGSNALLFNSYITQEKADIILKIQTIGWASFPTFYVIFLLYFMKKESILKNVFVLTFFFAMPFIFEAAAFSDKMLVCCDRTSFGLTGIWGNSAFVYLFIAYCFVMFAVSLGMLVLFRHRQKNVNMKKSADIILATTIMAFSITLIVSFILKWFRIHVPLEANLVFLIFVTGIIYAAGKYDFFEINAEQAADRILESVDEGLILTDIQGVVMQANSTAKQMLDIEFKAEKDNISEIIQDEKITAMILSGEKFTGIELSRGSGKSEKMLTLSCTHVEKNGEKLGNLCVIDDVTEKKAAERGLEKTMKDLERSNVDLERFAYVVSHDLKEPLRMVSNYMQLLKKKSYDRLESEDREYIDFAVDGALRMNELIKDLLDYSRVNTRGGKFEPVDLNDAAEHIINIMKFKIEDAKARILIPQRLPSVTGDGMQIEQVLQNLIENGLKFRSKSGIPVIEITAQENASSVILTVKDNGIGIEQRFQDRIFEIFQRLHSREEYEGTGIGLAICKRIMERHGGKIRVESEGDNKGSVFVIEFKR, encoded by the coding sequence ATGATATACATAATCGCAAAGAATCCCGCTGCTGTAATTAACTGGCTGCTTGGAATGGTTTTCATCTGTCTGTGGTTCTGGAGCGGTTCTAACGCCCTTCTTTTTAATTCGTACATAACACAGGAGAAAGCGGATATTATATTGAAAATTCAGACAATAGGATGGGCGTCTTTTCCCACTTTTTATGTTATTTTTCTTTTATATTTTATGAAAAAAGAGAGCATATTGAAAAATGTATTTGTTCTGACTTTCTTTTTTGCGATGCCGTTTATATTTGAGGCGGCGGCTTTTTCTGACAAAATGCTGGTATGTTGTGACAGGACTTCTTTTGGTTTAACCGGCATCTGGGGCAATTCCGCCTTTGTGTATCTTTTTATAGCTTATTGTTTTGTTATGTTCGCGGTTTCGCTGGGGATGCTTGTTCTTTTCAGGCACAGGCAGAAGAATGTTAATATGAAAAAGTCCGCGGATATAATACTGGCAACAACCATAATGGCTTTTTCAATAACTTTAATTGTAAGTTTCATACTTAAATGGTTCAGGATACATGTGCCTTTGGAAGCAAATCTGGTATTTTTAATTTTTGTAACGGGTATTATATACGCGGCCGGTAAATATGACTTTTTTGAAATAAACGCGGAACAGGCTGCGGACAGGATACTGGAATCGGTGGATGAAGGGCTTATTCTGACAGATATACAGGGTGTTGTGATGCAGGCAAATTCGACGGCAAAACAGATGCTTGATATTGAATTTAAAGCTGAAAAGGATAACATTTCGGAGATTATTCAGGATGAAAAAATAACAGCTATGATACTGTCAGGTGAGAAATTTACGGGCATAGAGTTGTCCCGGGGATCAGGTAAATCCGAAAAAATGCTTACTTTATCCTGCACGCACGTTGAAAAAAACGGTGAAAAACTTGGTAATTTGTGCGTTATAGATGATGTCACCGAAAAAAAGGCCGCTGAAAGAGGGCTTGAAAAAACAATGAAAGACCTTGAAAGGTCAAATGTGGACCTGGAGCGGTTTGCGTATGTGGTGTCGCATGATTTAAAAGAGCCTTTAAGAATGGTTTCAAACTACATGCAGCTGCTAAAGAAGAAATCATACGACAGGCTTGAAAGCGAAGACAGGGAATACATTGATTTTGCGGTTGACGGCGCTTTAAGGATGAACGAGCTTATAAAAGACCTGCTGGATTATTCAAGGGTCAATACAAGGGGCGGTAAATTTGAGCCCGTTGACCTTAATGACGCGGCTGAACACATAATTAATATAATGAAATTTAAAATAGAGGATGCTAAAGCACGGATATTAATACCGCAAAGGCTGCCTTCTGTCACGGGCGACGGAATGCAGATAGAACAGGTATTGCAGAATTTAATTGAAAACGGCCTTAAGTTCAGAAGTAAGTCGGGCATACCTGTGATTGAAATAACGGCACAGGAAAACGCGTCTTCTGTTATTTTAACGGTAAAAGACAACGGCATAGGCATAGAACAAAGGTTTCAGGACAGGATATTTGAAATATTTCAGAGGCTGCACTCCCGGGAGGAATATGAAGGTACGGGGATAGGCCTTGCCATCTGCAAACGTATTATGGAACGCCATGGCGGAAAAATCCGGGTGGAATCCGAAGGGGATAATAAAGGGAGCGTATTTGTTATTGAATTCAAAAGATAA
- a CDS encoding PAS domain S-box protein: MPEKLNEKKLLEEINSLREKLSNQQQLEKQVRVLKQSLKNAEEMNSKLAMASLDAVMKLDLSGTVIYASERAAELYGAESVAELMGKNVKISLSGEDLDRFNENIKKLLVEGFVSGSEYSIRKQNGESIYVELSSAVMKDSDGKPTGFISSIRDITRRKKLERELVESINKYKTLFETAYDAITVHEYLPGETDGRILEANEVACRMIGLSRGQLLKKKLSDFMPPEATAISRKAVEQISQNGHCIFETMIRADNITYQAEVSAHMIDFAGKKAIISVIRDISRRKKTEKILEDSAKTVRKIMNGIIMAMEKLVEKKDIYTVGHQNRTADLAAAIASEMGLDKDRIAGIYIAAVIHDIGKIFISGSILNKKAKLTGDEYDIIKQHPQAGFDVLKNIDFPWPIAQIVLQHHERINGSGYPNGLKDGQILLEARIISIADVVEAITFERPYHEAYGIERALEEIESNKGTLYDPEIVDVCIKLFREKGYVLNDELKDRDSIIL; encoded by the coding sequence TTGCCCGAAAAACTTAATGAGAAAAAACTGCTTGAAGAAATCAACAGTTTAAGGGAAAAACTGTCCAATCAGCAGCAGCTTGAAAAGCAGGTCAGGGTTTTAAAACAGTCCCTGAAAAACGCGGAAGAAATGAACAGTAAACTTGCAATGGCATCGCTTGATGCCGTTATGAAATTGGATTTGTCCGGCACGGTGATTTATGCTTCGGAACGCGCCGCGGAACTTTACGGCGCGGAATCAGTTGCGGAACTTATGGGCAAAAACGTAAAAATTTCATTAAGCGGCGAAGATCTTGACAGGTTTAATGAAAATATAAAAAAACTTCTGGTTGAAGGCTTTGTAAGCGGAAGCGAGTACAGTATCAGAAAACAGAACGGGGAATCCATTTATGTGGAATTAAGTTCGGCGGTTATGAAAGACAGTGACGGCAAGCCCACGGGTTTTATCTCTTCAATAAGGGATATAACAAGAAGAAAGAAACTTGAACGCGAACTGGTTGAGAGTATTAATAAATATAAGACGCTGTTTGAAACCGCGTATGACGCGATAACGGTGCATGAATATTTACCGGGAGAAACAGACGGAAGAATACTGGAAGCGAATGAAGTCGCCTGCCGTATGATAGGCCTAAGCAGGGGGCAGCTGCTTAAAAAGAAACTTTCGGATTTTATGCCGCCCGAGGCAACCGCGATTTCCAGAAAAGCCGTGGAACAAATATCCCAAAACGGGCATTGTATTTTTGAAACTATGATAAGGGCGGATAATATAACTTATCAGGCGGAAGTAAGCGCCCATATGATAGATTTTGCGGGAAAGAAAGCGATAATTTCCGTGATAAGGGATATAAGCCGGAGAAAGAAGACTGAAAAAATCCTTGAAGACAGCGCCAAAACTGTACGTAAAATAATGAACGGCATAATAATGGCTATGGAAAAACTTGTTGAAAAGAAGGATATTTATACTGTCGGCCATCAGAACCGCACGGCGGATTTGGCGGCGGCCATTGCTTCGGAAATGGGGCTTGATAAAGACAGGATAGCGGGAATATATATCGCCGCGGTTATTCATGATATAGGTAAAATATTCATTTCCGGCTCCATCTTAAATAAGAAAGCTAAACTTACAGGTGATGAATACGATATAATTAAACAGCACCCGCAGGCCGGTTTTGATGTGCTTAAGAATATAGACTTTCCGTGGCCTATAGCGCAGATAGTGCTTCAGCACCACGAAAGGATAAACGGAAGCGGATATCCCAACGGGCTTAAGGACGGGCAGATACTTTTGGAAGCCAGAATAATAAGCATAGCGGATGTGGTGGAGGCAATTACTTTTGAGCGCCCTTACCATGAAGCTTATGGTATTGAAAGGGCGTTGGAAGAAATAGAGAGCAACAAGGGTACTTTATATGATCCGGAAATTGTTGATGTATGTATAAAACTTTTCAGGGAAAAGGGTTATGTTTTAAATGATGAGTTGAAAGACAGGGACAGCATAATTCTCTGA